The proteins below are encoded in one region of Maribacter aestuarii:
- a CDS encoding sugar porter family MFS transporter, whose amino-acid sequence MNRIILWSITVALAGFLFGFDTVVISGADKQLQLLWNSSDAFHGWVVISGALWGTVLGALFAGYPTDKFGRKNTLIWIGILFSVSAFGSAFSNDPITFAIFRFLGGIGVGVSTIAAPAYISEISPADKRGKLVGFYQFSLVFGILIAFLSNYMLSGLGDNSWRWMVGVEGIPAIIYTLFVLTVPKSPRWLITQNRIEEAKKVLLLIDPSQDVNETIELIQNDNKNTVTGESIFMKKYRFPLILAFLIAFFNQVSGINAFLYYAPRIFEEAGLGQSTALLSSVGIGVTNMLFTLLGINLIDRLGRKQLMYIGSIGYIVSLSLVACAFFLEWEGIAVPIFLFLFIAAHAVGQGSVIWVFISEIFPNHLRGSGQSFGCSVHWILAAAIPAAVPFLFSTIGAGTVFMFFAFMMVLQLLWVHFIMPETKGVSLEELSKKLTKS is encoded by the coding sequence ATGAACAGAATAATACTTTGGTCCATTACCGTAGCACTAGCTGGGTTCTTATTCGGGTTTGATACTGTTGTTATATCTGGGGCGGATAAACAATTACAGTTGTTGTGGAATAGTTCCGACGCTTTCCATGGTTGGGTAGTGATTTCCGGTGCATTGTGGGGTACCGTTCTTGGCGCTTTATTTGCCGGATATCCTACGGACAAATTTGGCAGAAAAAATACACTTATTTGGATTGGAATTCTTTTTAGTGTCTCAGCGTTTGGATCGGCCTTTTCCAATGATCCCATCACTTTTGCGATATTTAGGTTTTTAGGTGGCATAGGCGTCGGTGTTTCCACAATTGCGGCACCTGCTTATATTTCGGAGATTTCGCCAGCAGACAAAAGAGGTAAATTAGTAGGTTTTTATCAGTTCAGCTTAGTTTTTGGTATTCTCATTGCCTTTCTTTCCAATTACATGCTTAGTGGACTAGGAGATAATTCTTGGCGATGGATGGTTGGCGTAGAGGGTATTCCTGCAATTATTTATACGTTGTTCGTATTGACCGTACCTAAAAGCCCAAGATGGTTGATTACACAGAATAGAATTGAAGAGGCAAAGAAAGTACTCTTACTCATTGATCCTTCCCAAGATGTTAATGAAACCATCGAACTCATTCAAAATGACAATAAAAATACAGTTACGGGAGAATCTATTTTCATGAAAAAATATCGCTTTCCGTTGATACTGGCATTTCTTATTGCCTTCTTTAATCAGGTATCAGGTATTAACGCTTTTCTATACTACGCACCCCGTATTTTCGAGGAAGCCGGTCTTGGCCAAAGCACTGCCCTCTTAAGTAGTGTTGGTATTGGAGTAACCAACATGCTGTTTACACTGCTTGGAATTAATTTGATAGATCGTTTAGGTCGCAAACAGCTCATGTATATTGGTTCTATCGGTTATATCGTATCTCTTTCTTTGGTAGCCTGCGCTTTCTTCCTAGAATGGGAGGGTATAGCTGTACCTATTTTTCTGTTCTTATTCATAGCTGCACATGCCGTTGGCCAAGGGTCTGTAATTTGGGTTTTTATTTCTGAAATATTTCCCAATCATTTGAGGGGTAGTGGGCAGTCCTTTGGTTGTTCCGTACATTGGATTTTGGCAGCTGCCATACCTGCTGCAGTACCATTTCTATTCTCAACTATCGGTGCAGGAACTGTTTTTATGTTCTTTGCCTTCATGATGGTATTGCAGCTGTTATGGGTTCATTTTATTATGC
- a CDS encoding SDR family oxidoreductase, with the protein MKDLNNKVAYITGGTKGIGFGVAKALLKHGMRVAISGRSQESVGQALKDFNDDSVLGIVSDVSKMEDEKKAIAEILDKWGQLDVVLANAGVGHFAAIDEMTDKDWHSMINTNLNGVFHTLKASVEALKKSKGYYITLASLAGTNFFATGAGYNASKFGVVGFTQAAMLDLRKYDIKVSTIMPGSVATHFNNNEPGEGDAWKIQPEDIGELVLDLLKMNPRTLPSKIEVRPSRPDKK; encoded by the coding sequence ATGAAGGATTTAAACAATAAAGTAGCTTACATAACTGGTGGGACAAAAGGAATTGGTTTTGGAGTGGCAAAAGCACTATTGAAGCATGGAATGAGAGTGGCGATCAGCGGAAGGTCACAAGAAAGCGTGGGTCAAGCATTAAAGGATTTTAATGATGATTCCGTTTTGGGGATTGTATCCGACGTTTCTAAAATGGAGGACGAGAAGAAGGCTATTGCTGAAATTTTGGATAAGTGGGGTCAATTAGATGTGGTATTGGCCAATGCAGGTGTAGGGCATTTTGCTGCAATCGATGAAATGACTGACAAGGACTGGCACAGTATGATCAACACCAACCTTAACGGAGTATTTCATACCCTGAAAGCATCGGTAGAGGCGCTAAAAAAATCCAAGGGTTACTACATTACTTTAGCAAGTTTAGCAGGAACCAACTTTTTTGCTACTGGCGCAGGGTACAATGCTTCAAAATTTGGGGTGGTCGGTTTCACACAGGCGGCTATGCTTGATTTGAGGAAATATGATATCAAGGTTTCAACCATTATGCCAGGTTCCGTGGCGACGCATTTCAACAATAATGAGCCGGGCGAAGGTGATGCGTGGAAAATTCAACCTGAAGATATAGGAGAGCTTGTGCTAGATTTATTGAAAATGAATCCAAGAACTTTGCCCAGTAAGATTGAAGTTAGACCCTCCAGACCCGATAAAAAATAG